The window tttctcctagctcttttagtttggccgtaatcggcgtttgaaaattgaaaaatttttttgcgagatattgccttgagttctatgccattttgtagagttttttattccggttgtgctccatttttctgtttcttgataactctaatagtttcgccgtaattggcggttgaaaattgaaaaaatgttaaaatggaaacctttttttgcatttttctcggaaactgtaagacttagagcaacgaacaaaaatccatctgatagcgcttatttttgtctattttttcgtccaaacccgaagccgctccgggcaacggttccggctacagaggcgatcaaagtttttcactaaaaaaattcataacaaaaaaaaaattaaaagtcgtagagcaatgcggtttgttccattgaattttgcggctcattttacatattatatcaatttttcacaggaataaaattttttttaattttttgcgtaataatttttcaacaaaaaaattcataactcaaaaactaaaaatcgtagagcaatgcggtttgttccagtggattcagcggctcattttctgtattataacaacttttcaggagatttaaaattttaaatttttttgctaaaacttcctgagtaatacacttacatttaaaaaggtgaaaaaaatatttttttttaaactcgttctATCGTAGGTTTTTGGACTTGTATATGCCCTTACATTCCTCgacagttgttaaaagtcaaaaaaaagtccatatgttcgaatttttgatgtttgattttttcaatttttgtcgcgaattttgtcgatttccgGTACCTGGAGcatttatcaagcaataacaccggaactattagagacaACCCTATGATGTgtctttggaaagctcttttaatgatctatcatttgcaaaaaagattattgttgtccgacttatagttttcgagaaaatgcaaataatagcaaaaattagatcatatacgcaaaaattcataactaaaaaactattgggaatttggcgctCTTCTTGATttcaatcgattccccggatgaTTGTGCATAGGAAGGCATTaaaatagttctactttttcgaatagtttagccgtaattaagaaaataaaaaaaataaaaaaaaattaatacccCCCTCTTAGaatttggtcaattttaaaagtgttttaaaaccaattaaaacCTATTTTATCTGATAGATTTTGAGGTGCTCTTTAatccaattttgcaaaattatatttgaaaaagtatAACTTTGGTTAACCACTCTcttacaacaccctgtgtattataaaaatatttttagtttatgaaCTTTACGTCGATCTGTCGTATAATAAATACATCatcgcaatatttcaaatagcagTAAAGTTATCAACCGATTACACATccttgggtcaccctgtatatttaattacttacaacTTAAGAAAAGTTCGTACATGTAGTAGCTAACAGTATCCATATATGAGTCAACGTCGAAGCTGATGTCTTTTTTTATGTACAGAATTATACAAATTAACGAAAGGATTGCATATGTGAATCCTtgcaactgaaaaaaaaaacaattttggctTAAAAGTGATTATTTTACTCACGATTCCTAAAAATTTggcaacttttaaaaattgcatttcTCCTCTAGTTAGGAAAGACATGGTTTCGGGGATTACCACTATTGCGAACTAAACGCGATTATTGATCAGTGATCTGATCACTTAACTACTATCAGCAatcagataaaaaaaaatttggaaatacagagtgttccagcTCAGCTCCCGTCACCTGTAGCgcagttattagtaaagttgggacactctgtataatcaaaagtatttttctGAAATGTGTCCTAGGGTATATCAAAACtgtaactaaaataataattgagctacagaagacagGAGCTGGGCTGGACCAACCTgtatattttctgtttttttttgtatctacaTTATTAGAAAGGTCTATGGttattggtttttgtttttgtaatactatttttttattaatttactttcacgtacttgtaaaaattacttttatctttatcttcatttttgcgcaatttccaaaaacacTAAACGTGTTATGTTTGTGATGGCATTTAGTTATCTAATCTGAGCACTTCTGGAACAATTTATCTTTGTTCCACTGACAACTGAATATTGATTGTCTGTGTTtctgaaataattgttttttttttttgataaaaacatgTATTTTATCACATTTTGAGACAGTTTAGcttgtttttgattaaaaactcACCAAATACAAGAAATGTTTGTACAAAAATGGTTACTTTACGAGAAAGTAATGCCGTTCTAGCTAATTTcaagcaatttatttttgtgaaaaaaattctttgtaagaatttaaaaatgtggtaACATTTGGGTTTCTAAGGTTGCGTGCAACAGTTACtttcgaatttatttattattcgcATATGAatggaataaaaaatgacacgggcgctttttaaataatgttttattagaaataaataaataatatatttgacctagtttgtattttttaaaggcgCTAACAATTATTGGGGACAATGTTACTACAATGTTGGCACTTGTGATTCTACCAGATGTCGCCACCATACCTCCAAAAAAAaccgtttattttttgaattttaatttgcaaaaaaaccgGAAAAATGTTGACTCCGGAAGTAAAACCTTGTTACGTCCTTCTCGAGCCTGTGACCCCCAAAGCAAACGTCGATTTTAGTGCCGAACTTAAGAAAGTTATCAACGAACGCAATCTCCTAACCTCAAAAACCCGAAAACGAATGACCGAAGCCCTTGAAGAAATTGAATGCGAAAATGAGGAAACAAGTCGTCGCAGTCAAAAGGAGAATATTTTGAGGGAAATACTCGATTCTGAGGAGAATTATTTGAGGCAGTTGGAGGTTATAATGGAGTTTTTCATCAAGCCAGTGCAGGAAAAAATGTTGCTAAAGTCGAGAGATTTCGACGTtttatttggtgattttaacACGATTTATAAAGTTAATAAAGAGTTAAGGCAAGAGCTGAGGAAAAACCCCAAAAATGTGGCTGGGGCGTTCTCGAAAATAGCCCCCTTTTTCAAGTGTTACTCGTTCTACGCCTCAGGGTTTAGAAACAGTCTTGACATTCTCCAGGTAATGATAAACTAAACCAATTAATGTACTGTAACAATGTCTTGCTGAGTTTTTTCAATATAGCgaaaaacaatttgaaaaggtcttgttttttgtttaaaataagccgaaaaattactgatttttAACATGTTTTTCTAGTGTTTAAGAACGTTTCCAccatttttagttattaaactCGATcttgattttacaaaaattacaaaattttaattaaattataatttgggTCGAAAATGTGGTAAGTTTTGTCtttaaaattgctaaattagATCGAAAAAGACAGTTTATTCCGAGAAAAGGGcgtaatttttgtcttttttaatgGGTTTAACtcaaacacaattatttcacGAAATTTGGTCTAAAATAACCGGAAAATTGCTAACTTAGGTGGAAAATGTTGCAAAgcttgtctttttttcaacattttttacctaaaaacttcgtgtttttgcgaaattttgttACAACAGACATAAAATTACATCGAagaagataaaattttgtttttttcgtaattttattttttttatttacaattgcTTTTGtgtcacaaaattttgttataaattttgagcaaaaaaaattattttttttctgaattttttataaaagtataGAGTCGTCgacttttatttacattttttttcatttatcttTACTATATTATTATCTAGACTGTACTCAAAATTATCTTTACCTACCTTCTCTATCTATTTTGAATTCTTGTAGATTACTTTTGCATTGAAAAACTACCgactgtttgatttttttctatcaaaaACGCTAttatttaacgaaattttttcgaaattaattaaaaaaattactaaatttggtcaaaaacggcttttttgtaaacttttatatggatatttttcgaaatttttcagttaaaaatgcTATTGTTTCACGAAATTTTCGccaaaatgttgaaaaaatgcttATTTAGGTCGAAAATAACGTATTTTTTCGagtaaagcttatttttttgcggatttttactttttcccAGAGCTTTGACATATggttttagtcaaaaatgctattttatttcacgaaaaattgctaatttatgtcgaaaataatacGATTTTGGACTTTTATCAGCATTTTTGTGCCAAATATGTTCGATTTTGGTGTAATCGCAAAAtcaattttggcaaaaaattttggaatcaGCCACAAATATCGATTAAAAAACCgagaaatcattaaattaggtcaaaaatggcagtatttaacatttttcgagtGTTTTTACACGTATTTTACAcgaaatttgacaaaaaactgttatattTCGTAAATCTTTCATCGAAAAATGTCTAAATTGGGTCGAAACTAATAATAACATgctttttaagaattttttaatatatttttatttaaaaatataattatctTATAAAATACTGATTTTTGACTTagtagaaaaatataatttttattcaaaaatagcaaatttgcttttttccaactttaaaattaacttaattattttacgaaatatcgatcaaaaaaccgaaaaattattaaatttggtcGTAAATGAcgatatattttaaattttttcgagagtttaaacacgttttttacacgaaattaggcaaaaatttttaatatttcgtaGATTTCAAATCGAAAAATATCTAAATTGGACCGaaactaataataacattCTTTTTAAGAATGttttaatacgtttttttttatttaaaagtgctctaagtttcaacaattttgGATCAGAAATGATagaatttttgcgtttttcgagaatttatagacattttttttcagtcaaaaactcttattttacaaaatgctGTTGGAATTAGCCAAAaaagctgtttttttttccaattttaaataaacctaattattttacgaaatattcATCACAAGaccgaaaaattattaaattcggtcgaaaatgacaatattttacttttttcgagTGTTGTAACacgacaaaaaatattatatttcgaaaatctTGGATCAAAAAATGTCTAATAACatgctttttaaaaatgttcattagaacatttttctctatttaaaaatgcaattatttcataaaatactGATTTTTGACTTtgtagaaaattgtttttgcaaaaataaaatttttattccagAATTGCCACCGTGACAATCAAAAATTTGGCAAATTCCTCGAAATGCAAGAGACCCGACCTGAGGTCCAATCAAAACTTTCAGCCCTTCTGATAGCCCCCATACAACGCGTCCCTCGTTACAAACTTCTCTTATCATCACTCCTTAAATTAACAAACCCATCAGACCATGATTATCAAAGTCTTTTTGATTCGTTAAAaaaagtcgaagatgcagccaATCATATTAATACAATTATAaaagaacaagaaaacatGCAAAGACTTATCGAATTACAACGCTGTTTAATTAACGGCGAACCAAATGTTATAACACCTGGTCGAAAATTACTAAAGGAAgggattttgtttaaaatttccaaaaccGGTCACAGTCAAAAAACACACGTTGCACTTATGaatgatattattattttttgcaaaatgaaaAAGGACGAGGTTAAGGTGAATTCGTTGAAATGTTGCGGGATTTTTCCGCTCAGTAAATGCAAAATTCAGACGGTTTATGATAAGGGGGCTTTCAAAGTGGTTTGTCAGAATGAGGAGATTGTTCTTTATGATGGCAGTTATTCAGAGACTGTTCAGTGGGTTGAGGAGATTGAATCAGCGATTGAAACACATGTTAATGATCGCAAAACATTGAGGAAGGAAAGTACTGTTCGGAGGCCGGTCAAGAGGAAGGATTTGGGGGAATATAACGAAATTGGCTTGAGTCCTGGCAAGAAATTGAGGAAACGGAAATCACCATTTGTAAgtaattgttttgtaaattaatttgaagttaaacaagttttttttctttttttcttatttatttatcgttttaaacactaataaaataaataaggttCGATTCTGTGTTTcttcaaaattcttttttagttttatttagaattttttttttgattttcttaaaattatagAGTCGTCTGTAGATGttgacttttatttataatttttttatttatctttacTACATTATTTTCTAGACTGTACTCAAACTTATCTTTATCTGTCTTTATGTATGccttttcgaaatttttctcTACCCTTTTTGAATTTACTTTTGCATTGAAAAACTACCGACTGTTTTTCTTTCAATCAAATGTGcaattatttaatgaaattttgtcgaaattaacttaaaaaattactaaactcGGTCAAAAACGGCGAAATTTTTGCTTCTTTTTTAACTTCTGTATGGAtatgcaattatttttgaccaaaattagtTGAAAAATTGCTAATCTAGGTCGATTTTTTCGagttaagcttatttttttgcggtttttattacaacaaaaaattaacgaattttttttagagagTTTAGacatattttttagttaaaaatgcTATTATTTTACGTAGTTTTGGCCAAAATAAGTTGAAAAATTGCTAATTTAGGTCGAAAATGACGAATTTTTACCCTTTGCGAAAGTTTTGACATatttttcactcaaaaacgccattatttttcgaaaatgtgtcgaaattaatcaaaaaaattagtaaattagGTTAAAAATGGCgtaatttttgcttctttccaaacattttaaattttggccaaaataaatcttttcgaaattttttttcgacaaaattaccgcatttttactttttattgaGAGTTTAGCATACTTCAGCCAAAAAGgctattatttttggaaattttgtcaaaattagtgaaaaaattactaaattttgtcaaaaactgCGTAATTTTTGCTTCTTATTAAGCTTTTATATGGAAGTGCATTTATTTCACGAAATTTTGGCTAAAACTAGTTGAAAAACTGCTAATTTAGATCGAAATTGACGTAATTTTTTCGAgttaaactgatttttttgcgGATTTTATTACGTACAGCAAATAAAATAGGgatttttttgacgatttagacattttttcagtcaaaaatgctattatttcacgacattttaattttttgcggattttattacaacaaaattaccgaatttttacttttttcgacAGTTTAGACATATTTTTCGGTCGAATATGCTACTATTTCacgaaattttctcaaaaatggttgaaaaaacattaaaggTCATTACGACgtaattttgcgtttttttcaaacttccaCGAACcagaatttgttaaaataagtTGGAAAATTGCCATTTGTTAGATCAAAAACTcaatgttttgcaaaattttgctcaaatttgCCGAAACGCGATAGTGAtattgttttgtgatttttctttcattttttagtaGAAACACTAAGTAGAAACTACAATTTGTTTAGCTTGAAGAACTAGTAGTCAATTTTGCcaaccaaaattttttgcagctTGAAGAAAGCAACGTTTTGAGCCCGTTGAGAGTTTCAAAAAGGCGCCCAATCAGAGAAACGAATACGAATCTCAAGCCTCCTTCGTTTTTTGTAACGTTGAAACCACGAGAAGATGAAGACAGTGATAATAATAAGCCAGTGTCTAATGAAGTTTTCGTGTTTGGAAAACCGCATCCAGATCAGGGATTTTCGTTCAAGATGAATCAATGGTTGTGTGGGATTGGCAcctctgttaaaaaaatgttaggttttaaataagttttttaaaatattaagccgagttgtaatttatttaatttgtaaagttttaaatcgttttttaataaggaaTTACAAGTTTAGGGGAGTTGTGGCGGTAAGGTTGGCAGCAGTGGAAGTCACTAGGTGCCTATGTTCCCGCGTTCGGTTGGCGTCGGTTTTGTTATGCGCTTTGTTTTTgggtgttttttaaaaattttctcgtTTTCTTTTGTCTTAATACTCTTGTGATAGTGTTGGACAGAAAAACCCTGATGTAGTTAGTGCCCAGAAGTGAAGAAACAATGATTTAGTCCGATTCCACAGCCTCCTGTTGCTCAATCCTGTTTACTCCTTTTCTCCAGTGCCCCAGGTCAGTTTTTCCTTTATAAAATCCTCAAATACAAAaacaactgtttttttaataatgaaattaaactgCGGACGCTATTTTACACGCtgtgaactttttttttattattttaacccAAGCGTGGGTCGCCAttgtgtttattaaatttgagacgttcaaattgtttgttattttgagTACCAATGCTTGCATCTTTAATCTCAGAAACCAGAAATGTGTTTcgacttttttaaatcatttgaaCCAATCCTAGTTCCAATTAATCctctttgaaataattaaagaaaggTCGAGTATAGGCAACCATTTATACACATGTGCGTGGGTAttaccaattttgaaaaactgaaaaatggttaaaaaatgtgaattattCTGGAAATTAAACGATGAGCATGATTTTGCTCAATAAAAAAAGGGATTACTTAGTTTAATTGCGACTTTTAGACAATTATTTGGTTGTCAAGTCTTAAAGGTCACtcaattttcagtttttcttgTAACAACTGCCTTAAAAAACTGAtgattttaattcgttttttttgctttaaacttTCTCTagaaaaagttttatggacATTTCTATGCGTTTACAATCCCCtgaaattgttaaaagtagaaaaaaagttattaggttcgattttgaagattttgatttttctaattttgttgagattttggtcgatttccagtacccggaacatttatcgatcAATAATTTCGGAACTATTCGAGATAACcatatgaagtgtattatcgtcgGAAAGGTCTTTTGATTATCTATCTTTtccaaaaaagattattgttgtccgacttacagttttcgagaaaatgcaaataaaagcaaaaattagatcatgTACTCAAacattcataattaaaaaactattgggaatttggcgcttttcttgattccaatcgattccccggctCATTTTGCATTGGTAAGGAtgaaaatagtttcactttttcaaatagtttggccgtaatcgagaaaataaaaaaaaatataaaaaagttaacacccccccccttagaaaactaaaaaaattcataattcaaaaactaaaagtcgtaggacaatgcggtttgttccattgaattcagcggctcattttacatgatatatcacttttttacaagaataaaaaatttaaaattttttgcctaaattttgCGTAGCCATTATTTATGGTCTacaattttattgaacaaaaaattcataactcaaaaactaaaagtcgtagagcaatgcggtttgttccagtaaattcagcggctcattttctgtattataccaacttttcacgagatttaaaattttgaatttttttgctaaaacttccacttaccttcaaaatggtgataaaattaattttttttaaaactcgttctatcgCAGGTTTTTGGACTTGTGTATGCCCTTACATTCCTCtacagttgttaaaagtcaaaaaaagttcatatgttcgaatttttgatgtttgattttttcaatttttgtcgcgaattttgtcgatttctggtacccggaacatttatcaagcaataactccggaactattagagataatcctatgatgtgtactatctttggaaagctcttttaatgatctatcatttgcaaaaaagattattgttgtccgacttacagttttcgagaaaatgcaaataaaagcaaaaattagatcatatactcaaaaattcataactaaaaaactgttgggaatttggcaactttctcgatgccaatcgattccccggatcattttgcaagggtgaggatcaaaacagttctacttttttgaatagttttgacatacttgggaaaataaaaaatcaacaaatttgtgaatacaataataaaacatttgttATCGGTTTATTATCATTTGACAAACATCTCCTATCTACAACTTTTCATAGATAAGTTTTATCATTGGGTTATTTCCTATTTTTGGCAACAAAATTAGCCAAAACCTTAACCCCCTCAAACGACTCCTTCACAACTCCTTCAATCCTTTCTGGAGGCAAATCAAACCCATAAGTACCACCTCCTGGCAACTCCCACGTGTACACAATACTAACATTCCTCACACCCATCGACCAGTCGTCACTAGCCCCAGCTGCTGCATACAGTGTTGCAGTGGACCCTCCAATGGTATATGTAGTCCCATTAACGGCACTAATCGCCTTATCCATGTCATGGCCCAACTGATCCAACTCCTTCCAGTTATCACAAAGCTTATCAATGTAACCCCAAGGGTACAACAAGTATTGCCCATAACTGTGTAAAGTTATGTAAGCTTCAATATTTGGCGTTTTGAGGAgatagtttttcaaattttgcgtttCAATCTCAGAGAAGGCTTTTTTCCCAGCATAGGTGTCTGAGCACTCCCAGTTACTAGCACCTGattagattaat of the Tribolium castaneum strain GA2 chromosome 1, icTriCast1.1, whole genome shotgun sequence genome contains:
- the RhoGEF4 gene encoding rho guanine nucleotide exchange factor 39, with protein sequence MLTPEVKPCYVLLEPVTPKANVDFSAELKKVINERNLLTSKTRKRMTEALEEIECENEETSRRSQKENILREILDSEENYLRQLEVIMEFFIKPVQEKMLLKSRDFDVLFGDFNTIYKVNKELRQELRKNPKNVAGAFSKIAPFFKCYSFYASGFRNSLDILQNCHRDNQKFGKFLEMQETRPEVQSKLSALLIAPIQRVPRYKLLLSSLLKLTNPSDHDYQSLFDSLKKVEDAANHINTIIKEQENMQRLIELQRCLINGEPNVITPGRKLLKEGILFKISKTGHSQKTHVALMNDIIIFCKMKKDEVKVNSLKCCGIFPLSKCKIQTVYDKGAFKVVCQNEEIVLYDGSYSETVQWVEEIESAIETHVNDRKTLRKESTVRRPVKRKDLGEYNEIGLSPGKKLRKRKSPFLEESNVLSPLRVSKRRPIRETNTNLKPPSFFVTLKPREDEDSDNNKPVSNEVFVFGKPHPDQGFSFKMNQWLCGIGTSVKKMLGFK